In the Drosophila willistoni isolate 14030-0811.24 chromosome 3R, UCI_dwil_1.1, whole genome shotgun sequence genome, GCAGCAGTGGTACGATGGAGTCAAAGATTACGATTTCGACAATCCAGGATTTTCGGACGAAACTAAATACTTTACAGCGCTCATTTGGAAGGCTTCAAACCATGTGGCAGTTCTAACGAAAACAAAGTTAGTTTGCAATCTCTTGAATACTATATCGTATATCATATGTATATTCCTTTCTAATCCAAGTCAAATATCTAAGAACAAATATGTGTTTGCGTTTTACCATCCATTGGGTAATATAGATGGAAAATTTAAGGAAAATGTTCCAAGACTTAATGGGTAAGCTGCTACCAAAATAATCATGAATGAAGAGAGTTTCTCAAGAatagtttttcgttttcttgtATTTTAGGTCGCCTTTAAGGTAAGCATTTCAAACTGACAAAATGCTATTGTCCCTATATAATGTCACTTGTGGACTTTGTGCAAGGTGTGACCAAGTTAGTACAAtgatttacttaatttttttattatttcagcGTAAATCTGTTTCAAATCAACATTGGAATCGTCCTATTATGCTCATGGTTCATAAACAAGATGTTGGCCTAATTCCATTGAGTAAAGTGCTGAAATACTTGGGCAGAcgtatttcaattattttcggattttgagatatgttaaatattgaataaattttgaagtttcaattgtttgtttttatctaTTTTGAACCCTAACTCTTTAATctcaatgtatatatgtgcatTGTTCTATTATTCTTTTTTGAAGACTTGAAAGAAATATTAGATGACTATTCTGCTTGCATCTGTATAAAATAAGGATCCAATCCTGCTAGATTTGAGATTTTAAGCGATGGATAAGCCTTCATCTCAATCTTAGCGCACAATATTTTGAGAATTTGAAAGTTAAAGCTAATGGCGTCGACgcaaagtaaaataaattacaatttgTGTGAGAACAACTGAAATATTTCCATATGCAgcatatattttttcaatttctatGCCTTacgaaaaagttttcaatatacatatatgtacatatgtatatgaatgaCCTGCTATTTACACCAAAAACGGACTTGTGTTTCCCCCTATTTGATGattaatgaataaaaaatactttttacagtttttggttttactATTTCTAATACTATTTACCAGGAAATTGTAATATAGAATAATaccaatattattattggcatTACTTGACGTTTTTATGCCCGCTCTTGGCGGTAAGAATACAAACATATGCATGTCAACTTCAGATCATTTGATGTGTGTCCAGGATAGGTAAATCCAAATCAAAGACTATGATTTCAATAACCCAGGATATTCATTTGGAAAGCTTCAACCGTTCAATTTCCAGTACAACGTTATATAAAAGGACAATTTGATAAAAATGTTCCAAaaccctaaaaaaaaaaagacgaatTAATAACATTGCTTTATTTATACATGGTCAgtggaaatttaatttaattaaacattCCGAGTCGTCATATTGTTCTCATGGTTTTTATACACAAATGCCTCAgagttaaaagaaaaatctacacatttcgatttttttttctaagtaCTTTTAAGAACCTAGAAATCGTTATAAAAAGTGATCAAAAATGTTTGTTActcacaaaaaagaaaacatttcagACCATGCATTATATGTATTCCTGATTAGGATAAGATACCAAGTCCATTGCAGTTAACTTAGACATGCAGCCT is a window encoding:
- the LOC26528751 gene encoding protein PRY1; the protein is MYLPVLISVFAFSMIPGVFASVEEDILNEHNRLRRLHRSPDLQLVPYVPDQVHSAANNITEEDKEPPYVRDFPLSVCKTLGDPVKCVQQWYDGVKDYDFDNPGFSDETKYFTALIWKASNHVAVLTKTNQISKNKYVFAFYHPLGNIDGKFKENVPRLNGSPLSVNLFQINIGIVLLCSWFINKMLA